One Aquarana catesbeiana isolate 2022-GZ linkage group LG04, ASM4218655v1, whole genome shotgun sequence genomic region harbors:
- the LOC141141235 gene encoding posterior protein-like: MELVYTYVKKYASANYHSCADEPLKSQCNVLLSQCQQHNSRLGKQLKKKVKKERLANEIAVLLRIKFISEQMEGKWEAERRRLGEDIEKISENLIKIATDSSSEMDQLRTTAGNLSERNSELQKQLQRCSMDCDMKSKLLESLRVKLSEMEELVMSLERKLANAHSQLLTKEQCTVSLNEDKGTCQLANICTVNEEKGCDETHSAIAPIASKQDNSLITIQERLTLCQILGEFNALESPVSLSNKFEALVLRFHLTNEDACSLLRAWLPGPLAGQLFAQVNDSLADAEVRRKELQRIVDSRDNGMSDLQRMRFRRGDDPILFCSEYLALYTKVFNCPDLLEDDTSFIYSMANKCYVSYPIRMALRNARSYQNFVNILRDFCQESSGREYESKAGVSVISRGTGRQREFRCSKWNRHGHRFCKDLLAIDIASMQQETPELQV, encoded by the coding sequence atggaactggtgtatacatatgttaaaaagtatgcttctgccaattatcattcatgtgcagatgaacctcttaaaagccagtgtaacGTTCTATTGTCACAATGTCAACAACATAATAGCAgattgggtaaacagctaaaaaagaaagttaaaaaagaaaggttggcaaatgaaattgcagtgttgctcagaattaaatttatatctgagcaaatggaggggaagtgggaagcagagaggagacgtctcggggaggacatagagaaaatcagtgaaaaccttaTAAAGATCGCAACAGactccagtagtgagatggatcAATTGCGGACTACAGCAggcaatttgtcagaaagaaacagtgagctacaaaAACAGCTgcagaggtgcagcatggactgtgatatgaagagcaaacttttagagtcattgcgagtaaagttgtcagagatggaagagttggttatgtctttagaaagaaagttagcaaatgcacactcccagcttcttactaaagagcaatgtacAGTATCGCTCAATGAGGACAAAGGAACgtgccaattggccaatatctgcacagtcaatgaggagaagggctgtgatgaaacacattctgctattgcacccatagcttcgaagcaggataacagtttgattacaatccaagagagacttactttgtgccagattctgggtgaatttaatgccctggaatcaccagtgagtctgtccaataaatttgaggctctagtccttaGATTTCATTTGActaatgaggatgcatgttctcttctgagagcatggctaccaggacctttggcaggccagttatttgcacaggttaatgatagcttagcagatgcagaggtgcggaggaaagagttgcagcgtattgtggacagtcgtgataatggtatgagtgatttacaacgaatgagatttaggagaggagatgacccaattttgttctgcagtgagtatcttgcattgtatacgaaagtgttcaactgtcctgacttattggaggatgatacaagtttcatatactcaatggccaataagtgttatgtaagctatcccattAGAATGGCTTtgaggaatgctagatcctaccaaaattttgtcaatatcctgcgagacttctgtcaagagtccagtggtAGGGAATATGagtcaaaggcaggtgtatccgtaataagcagaggtacaggaaggcagagagagttcagatgttctaaatggaataggcatggacatagattttgtaaagACTTGCTAGCCATTGACATTGCTAGCATGCAGCAGGAAACtccagaattacagg